The following is a genomic window from Brevibacterium limosum.
GGCAAGAGCAGCCTCATCGAGGGGTCCCTGCGGGGTCGCGATGGAGTTGTGATGATCGATCAGGCTCCGATCAAGGGGTCCCGGCGCAGCAACCCTGCCACGTATACGGGGATGCTCGAGCCCATCCGGAAGGCGTTCGCGAAGGCCAACGGGGTCAAACCCGCCCTGTTCAGCGCGAATTCCGAAGGCGCGTGCCCGGTGTGCAACGGCGCCGGGATCATCTATTCGGATATGGCGCTCATGGGCGGCGTGTCGGCACCGTGCGACGAGTGTGAGGGCAAGGGGTTCCAAGCCGAGGTGCTCGAATTCACCTTGGGCGGACTGAATATCCGTGAGGTCCTGGATCTGCCTGTGGTTTCGGCGGTCGACCATTTCGGTGCGGGGGAGTCGCGCATTCCGACGGTCGTGAAGATTCTGAAGATCCTCGCCGAGGTGGGACTCGGCTATGTCAGTCTCGGCCAGCCGCTGACGACGCTGTCCGGGGGAGAGCGTCAGAGACTGAAACTCGCGGTGCACTTGTCGGCGAAGGCCGCCGAGGCGGCGCAGGTGATCATCCTCGATGAACCGACGACCGGACTGCACCTGGCCGATGTCGAGAACCTGCTGGGGCTGCTAGATGGACTCGTCGACTCCGGACGCACCGTCATCGTCATCGAACACCATCAGGCCGTGATGGCTCATGCCGATCACATCATCGACCTCGGACCCGGTGCCGGACACGACGGAGGTTCCATCGTGTTCGAAGGCAGCCCAGCCGACCTGGTCGCAGGAGAGAAGACGAACGGTTCGCTGACTGCCGAGCATCTGGCCACATATGTGAATGCCTGACCGGCCTGACCGGGGGAGCCGCTGCTTTTCACACTTCGCTCAGAGAGCGCGGAGGCGATTCGGATGCTGAATTCACGGTCTCGGGTTCAAATGCGGCAGTTGATTCGTTACGGTGTATAACGGCTTGGTAACGACCGGGTTACAGAGCCGAAATGCAGTCGTACTTTGGAGAAGACACAGTGAACCTCTACAGCACAAGCCTCCGCAAGGCCGCTCTGCTCGTCGGCGCCGGCGCTGTCGCAGCCGCCGGGCTGACCGGAATGAGCGCAGCGCAGCCGGCACAGGCATCTGAGAAGGGCGTCTGGGACAAGGTCGCCGAATGCGAATCCGGCGGTGACTGGCACATCAACACCGGAAACGGATACTACGGCGGACTGCAGTTCTCCAAGCAGACCTGGAATGCCTTCGGCGGTTCGGGCACTGCGGACGAGCACAGCAAGGAGTGGCAGATCCACATCGCTCAGAAGGTGCTCGAGGAACAGGGTCCGGGCGCATGGCCGGTCTGCGGCGAGAAGGCCGGACTGACGAAGTCCAACGGTGCCGCCGATGACGGCGACGGGTCCGGCGACGACGGCGGTTCGAGCGACAGCGGCAAGGTCGGACTCGGCGGAAATGTCATCGTCGGCAGCTGATCCCGCGCAATGATCTGATGATCAACGATCTGCAGGCGCGAACACGTGCGCTGTGATCGTGATCAGAAAATGCCCGTGAGTGACCCACGCGTCGCTCACGGGCATTTTCTGTCGGTGATCCGGCTCTGGGTATAACGCCGATAATATACATTATGTTAAGTACAGACATGGACCCGCTCCCCGGGGTGCCCGGATACAGTTGAATTCGACGGTTCGCGTTGGGATCCGTCAGTCCGACATGAGGAGACGGAATGGCGACGAGGCAGCCGGCGATGCGACCGACGGGTGAAGGCGTTGGCGAGGTTCTCGACCGTGCCCGCGGTCCCAGGCGCGCCGAGGCAGATCGCCTGTGCGAGATCTTCGCAGAGATCTCCGGCGAAGTGCCTGTGGTGTGGGCTTCGGGCATCATCGGGCTCGGTGAGGTCGAGTATCGCTATGAGTCCGGACATGGCGGCACAGTGCCGGTGCTCGCCTACTCCCCTGCTGCGCGCCAGCACACGATCTATCTCACCGCGACTATGAAGAGCGCGGGCCGAATGGGGCGAATGCTAGTCTGTACTGAACAGTAACTCAGCTCACAGCAGAGGTGCACCCATGAACGCAGACACCACAGCCGCGCAGAACACCGACTCGGCACCCACCTTCAAGCTCTGGAAGAAGATGCAGGAGATGCCGCTGGGCGGTCGCGTGGGCTCCTGGCTGTTCTCTCAGGCCATCTCCTTCAAGGCACCCTATTTCCGCACCGTGCGACCGCAGATCAGAGAGCTGCGCCGGGGGCTGTGCCGCGTCACTGCACCGAACCGTCGCGGAATGCACAACCACATCGGCACCTATCACGCGATCGCATCGTGCAATATGGCCGAGGTCGCCGCCGGTGTCATGACCGAAGCGACCGTGCCGCCCACACACCGCTGGATCCCTGCGGGAATGACCGTGGAGTACAACGCCAAGGCCAGCAAGGGAGAGATTACGGCCGTCACCCGCCTTGAGGCGATCCCTGAATTCGGCGACGAGAAGTTCGACCTGGTCGTCCCCGTCGACGTCATCGACGCTGAGGGCACCGCATTCGTCACGGCACGCATCACCATGTACATCTCACCGAAGAAGCGCTGAGCCATCCCGTCTCCATCCGGTGACGGGTTTGAACCGGTCACCAACCCGACAGCAGCAGCACCCGCTGAGCGGCCGAGGCGCCCTTGTCGAGCGGGCGCGGCGGCCTGTATCCGCCCTCGGCACCGAGGGCGATGATGAGATCGCCGAGTTCCTCCGCGATGAACGCGGCCAGGCTCTCGTCGACCGGCCAATCGTGACCGGTGCCGCGTGAGAGATCCGCGGCATGGAGGGCTAGCTCGAGGATGCGCATCTGCACCAGCTGCGCGCCGGGAATGCTCCCGATCCGATGTGCGACCGGCATCTGCAGATCGCACTCCTCAGCGAGCGTTCTGAATGCTGTCTCGTTAGCCCAGAATGATTCGAGCCTGTCATTGCCGCGGTGATCGACTCCCCTGGTGGCTTCGACCTACGCAGTGCTCGCCTGCCCCAGCAGCAGCGTGTAGCGGACTCCCCCGCCGATCAGGTGATTGATGAGCTCGGCATTCGTCCACTCTCCGGCACCGGTCGATCGATTCAGATCGGAAGCACGGACTCGCCGCAGCGTCTCGGACAATGAGATCTTCCGGCCAAACGGTGACCCTGACCGTTCGGTCAGTATATGTTATCCCTACGTCCCGCGTGATGGTATACCAACGTGACCTGCCACTCGGGCCCCTGCTACTCGACAATGAAGTGAGGAGCTGACCATGACAGTGGCCAGCGGTTCGGCCGACTACATCGGCCTCGCAAATGCGCCGATTCTCTGGATACTCGCGTTGGCGGTGATGGCTGTCGTCGTCGTCCAATCGCTCATCTACATGACCGCCGTGAAGAAGAACGCCGAGTCGGCGGGAATGAGCCAACAGGAGGTCAGGTCGGCCTTCCGCGCCGGTGGTGTCGCCGCAATCGGACCGTCACTGTCGGTGGTCCTCGTCGCCATCGCCCTGCTGCCGCTCTTCGGCACTCCCCCGGTCATCGTCCGGGTCGGGCTCATCGGCTCCGCCGCCACCGAGGTGGCCTCTGCGTCGCTGGCTGCAGGCACCATGGGCGCCAACCTCGGTGATGAGACCTTCACCCGCGGGGTCTTCATCGTGGCTCTCATGGCGATGAGCCTCTCGGGAGCCGGCTGGATGATCTCCACTCTCATCCTCACCCCGATCTTCAAGCGCAGCTCCCACAAACTCGAGAAGGTCAATCCGGCACTCATGTCGATCATCCCGGGCGCGGCACTGCTCGCGGCCTTCGCGGCCCTGACCTTCCGTGAGCTGCCGAAATCGCCGGCGCACGTCATCGCCGTCATCGTCTCGGCAGTCGTGATGAGCATCTGCCTGCTGCTGGCCAAGACACTCAAACAGAACTGGCTGAAGGAATGGGGACTGGGATTCTCCCTGCTCATCGGCCTCGTCGCCGCGTATTTCGCCCACTATGCCGGTCTCGGACTGCCCGAAGCCTGAGGAGAGAACATGTCATCGATCATCACATCGCCCTCGCACGCGGCGTTCGAGCGCACCACCAGCCGGTGGGGCTCGATCACGCTGTTCATCGGATTCCTCATCGCCACCTCGGTGCCGTTCTATCTGATCTTCGTCGCAGACGCGAACATCGACTTCGGTGAGATCCTCACGGGGTTCCTCGCCGTGTTCGCCGTCTACGGCGTCTTCTACATCGTCGAACCTCTCACCTACTTCCCGATCCTCGGACCCGCCGGAATGTACCAGGCCTTCATGATCGGCAACGTCTCGAACAAGCTGCTGCCCTCAGCCATCGTCGCTCAGGACGCGATCGGCGCGAAGCCCGGCACCCGCAAGGGCGAATATGCGGCGACGATGGCCATCTGCGGGGCGGCGATCATCCACGTCACGTCGATGGTCATCTTCGTCGGCATCCTCGGCACGTGGCTCGTCACCCTCATCCCCGAGTCGGCCACCCTCGTCGCGAAGCTCTACATCCTCCCGGCCATCCTCGGCGGTGTCACCGTCCAGCTCATCGCGTCCCTCAAGCAGCTCAAGTCGACGCTCATCGCCCTCGGCATGGCGGCTCTGGTCATCCTCGTCCTCGTCCGACTGGTTCCCGTGCTCGCGCCCGGCGACGTCGCGATCGTCGTGTTCCTGACCATCCTCATCACCTGGTTCACCCGCAACAAATCGGTCACGGACAAGAGGCCGGGCGGCGACGGCACCGATACCGTCGGCATCAACTGACGACAGCATGCGCCTGTCGCTCAGTCTCCGAGACTGACCCCCGCATTCGAGAATTCCTGCCAAGATGGCACCACACCACTGCCGAAAGGACATCATGTCGCTCAAGCCCGCTCTCCGCGCGTCGATCAGCGCCGATCTCGACCAGACGATTGCCGACTACAAACACTTCCACCGCACTCCCGAGCTGTCGATGCAGGAGACGAACACCGCCGCCGAGATCGCCTCCCGCCTCCACGCCCTCGGACTGACCACCCGCACCTTCGGCGGAACCGGCGTCGTCGCCGTGATCGACAACGGCGACGGGCCCGTCATCGGCTACCGCGCCGACATCGACGGCCTGCCGATCAGCGAGGACACCGGACTCGACTACGCCTCCACCGCAGAGGGCACTCTGCCCGACGGGGAGACCACGAAGGTCATGCACGGCTGCGGCCACGACACGCACATCACCGTCGGGCTCTACCTCGCCAAGCACCTCGTCACACACAAGGACCTGTGGTCGGGCACGGTCGTCATGATCTTCCAGCCGGGGGAAGAGACCGGCCAAGGTGCGCGGGCCATGCTCGACGACGGACTCTGGGATGAGATCGTGCGCCCCGAAGTCATCTTCGGTCAGCATGTGTGGCCCGGAACGGCCGGCCACATCTACGCCAGCAGCGGCACCGCCATGGCGATGTCCGACTGCCTGCGCGTGACCGTCAAGGGCAAACAGGCGCACGGATCCCAACCGGAGAATGCGATCGACCCTATCGTCCTCGGCGCCTATATGATCACCCGGCTCCAGTCGGTCGTGTCCCGTGAGATCTCCGGCCGCGACATGTCCGTCGTCACCGTCGGCACGTTCCACGGCGGGCTCAAGGAGAACATCATCCCGGACTCCGCCGAGTTCAAACTCAATATCCGCACCTTCACCGAGGAGGTCCGCGCAGTCGTCCTCGACCGGGTCCGCCGCATCATTCTCGCCGAGGCGCAGGCTTCCGGCGCCCCGGAACCGGAGATCGAGGAGATGTATCGGTTCCCGCGCTGCTTCAACGACCCCGACGAAACCGAGTCGTTCCTCACTCACGTCGGAGCCGAGCTCGGTGCCGAGCAGGTCCACCTGACCGAGCCTGCCACCGGCAGCGAGGATGTCGGAGCGTTCGGCGATGACATCGGGGTGCCGTACGTCTACTGGTTCTTCGGCGGCTACTCCCCTGCGAAATTCGAAGGCGGACAGACCCCGGCCGGCAACCACTCCCCGTTCTTCGCTCCTGACGATGTCGAAACCACGCTCGAGACGGGCATCCGAGCCGCGCTGTCAGCAGTGCTGAGCAAGGTTGGAAAGGACCGCGCATGAGTGAGGAGATGCTGTGGTGGTCGACCCGTGAACTGGCCGCCCGGATCGCCGCCAAAGAGGTCTCCGCCCGTGAAGCACTGCAGGTCCACCTCGACCGCATCGACGCAGTCAACCCCGTCCTCAATGCCGTCGTCACCCGTGACGACGAGGCCGCGTTCGCCCAGGCCGAGGCGGCGGACTCAGCGACCGCTCGCGGTGAGAGCTTCGGGCCCCTGCACGGGGTGCCGATGACGCACAAGGACACTCACGACACTGCGGGAATGCGCACGACTTGGGGATCGCCGCTCATGGCCGATCGGGTTCCCGAATCGGATGCGCTCATCATCGCCCGACTCAAAGCCGCCGGGATCACGACGACGGGCAAGACGAATGTCCCCGAGTTCGCCGCCGGTTCGCACACCTTCAACGAGGTGTTCGGCACGACGGTGAACCCCTACGACCGAACGAAATCGGCATCGGGGTCCTCCGGCGGAGTGGGGGCGGTGCTCGCGGCCGGGATCCAAGCCTCCGGGGACGGATCGGACATGGGCGGATCACTGCGTTCGCCCGCATCGTTCAACAACGTCGTCGGGCTGCGACCGAGCAACGGCCGCATCCCGCACACTGCCCCGGGCAACCCCTATGCGTGGCTTGGGCAGAGCGGGTTCATGGCACGCACGGTCTCGGATGTCGCACTGCTGATGTCGGTGGCCTCAGGGCCGCACCCCTCGGCGCCGGCATCGATCCTGGAATCGGGCAGAGTCTTCGACCTCCCGAAATTCGCTCGTACCGCCGACCACTCCCCCGACCTCACCGGTCTTCGGGTCGGATTCAGCCCCGACCTGGACGGACTGCTGCCTGTCGAGGCCGAGGTGAAGGACATCGTCGCCTCCACGGCTCAGGTGTTCGGCGGTCTCGGCGCGCAGGTGGACGCGGAGATTCCGAATCTCACGGACGCCGATGAGGTATTCAATGTGCGCCGTGCCCTCGACTTCGTCGGGTCCTGGGGCGGGCTGTATGAGACGCACCCGGAGCACATCAAGGAATCGGTCAGGTGGAATATCCGCATGGGCCTCGATCTCACCGGCGCCGAGGTGGTTGCGGCCGAATCCGCACGCACCCGCCTCCACGGTGAGATCGACCGATACTTCGCCGGACACGATGTCCTCGTGCTCACTACCTGCCAGGTCCTGCCGTTCGATGCCGACATCGAATATCCGACGCAGATCAACGGTGTGCAGTTGGAGAACTACCTCGATTGGATGCGGGCCCTGTGCCTGATCTCGGCGACCGGGTGCCCTGCGATCTCGGTGCCGGCAGGATTCTCGGCCTCCGGCCTGCCGGTGGGTGTACAGATCGTGGCGAAACCGGGCGCTGACGTCGAACTGCTCCGAGTCGCTCATGCCTTCGAATCGGCGACCGGTCACCACCGTCGGCGGCCGGAGCTCTGAGCGGAACGTCGCGCCGGAATCGGCGCAGCGCGGGACGGACGGGGACAGGTATGGCAAACCTGGGCAGAGTTTGCCGAGCCTTTCCACACTGGAACGGTTCTAGAAAAGGTGTCAGGATATTCTCTAAGCAGGCGGAATGGATCCGCCTCGAACAGCAAAGGAGTAACAGATGCACCTGAGCCCCGCCATGCAGAAGGTCCTCAACGAGCAGGTCACCCTCGAACTCGAAGCCTCGTTGGTCTACCTCCAGCTCTCCATCCAGCTCGACGATCAGGATCTGCCCGGAATGACGCGCTGGATGCGCGCCCAGTCCGAAGAAGAGCAGGTGCACGCCGCGAAGTTCACTCAGCACTGCCTCGACCGCGGATTCGCCCCTCAGATCGGTGATATCGCCGCGCCGAAGGTCTCCGGCTCGCAGCCGATCGACTTCTTCAAGGCCGCTCTGGCGCACGAGGAGAAGGTCTCGGAATCCATCCGCAATCTCTACCGCACCGCCCAGGACGAAGCCGACCTCGACGTGCTGCCGCTGCTCCACTGGTTCATCGACGAGCAGGTCGAGGAGGAGTCGAGCATCTCGGAGATCATCGGTCGCCTCGAGCGTGTCGGCACCGACGGTGCCGGTGTCCTGCGCATCGATTCCGAACTCGGCTCACGCCACCCCGATATCACCGCCGACGGCGAGTGATATCTGCAGACCGACCACTTGAGGCTCAGCGCTCATCTCGAGACGCGTGAGTCGAGGGTGGACTCGAACCGAGTACTCAGCGGCCGATCCCAGTGCGGGGTCGGCCGCTGTGCTGTCGGCCCCTGTGACGTCGGCACCGGACTCCGTACTCAGCCGAGCACCGACTGGCCGATGAGGAGGACGACCGGCAGAGTGACGAGCATGATGACGGTCTGTCCGGCGATGAGTGCGGCCATGAGCTTCGCGTCTCCCCCGAGCTGCCTCGCCATGACGTAGCCCGAGCTCGCCGTCGCAATCGACTGGAAGACCAATCCGACCAGTGCAGGCACCGTCGGGACGCCGAAGAGGGCCAGGGCTGCCAGCGACAGGCCCGGCAGCAGAAGCAGCTTGATCGCCGTGGAGGCGATGATGGCCCGGGTATGGGAGCGCAGCGAGAATGTCTGCAAGCCGGCACCGACGCACAGCAGACCGATGGGCAGCGAGGCCGACGCCAGGGGATCGAGAACCGTGGACGCCACGTCGGGCAGGCCCAGCCCGCTGACGTTGGCAGCAGCTCCGGCGACGCAGCCGAGCACGAGAGGATTCGTCACGATCGCCCTCAGCAGCGCGAACAGCGAGCTCGGCCCGGTGCGGAGGAACTCGAAACCGAGACTCGAGACGACGTTGACCGTGGGGACGAGGATCGCTGCGACGATCGCGGCAACGGCGCTGCCCTCGGAGCCGAACAGGCTGCCCGCCAAGGACAGCCCGATATAGGTGTTGAAGCGGATGCCTCCTTGCAGAACAGAGGTGAAGGCGGGAAGATCACGCGCGATGACCCGACGGGTCAGGATGATGCCCACGGAGACGACCGCGGTGGGAATGACGAGCGCCGCCGCCAACCGCGCGAGCGGGACATGGGCCACATCCACCTCGGCGACGGAGGTGAAGAGCAGCACCGGAAGCAGACAGTAGTACGCGAGCTTCTCCGCGCCCGACCAGAACTCGGGACTCCGAAAACCCGGCAGTCTCTTCAGCACCAGGCCGAAGGCGATGAGCACCGTGACGGGAAGGAGGGCGAGGAGTATGGGAACCAGGCTCACAGACTGAGAATTTCATGAGTTCGGAATCAATTCAAAGTTGAGTGTGTTTGACTCAATGTAGGACCCGAACGAAAGGAAGCACATGGCTACACGTTTCGACCCCATCCGCGACCTCGACCGATTCTTCTCCGAGGTCACCCGCACCCCGAACGCCACCACTCTGCCGATGGACCTCTACCGTGACGGCGAAGTCTTCATCGCCCGCATCGACATGCCCGGAGTCGATCCGAGCAGCATCGATGTCGACGTCGAAGACCGCACGCTCACGGTTCGTGCCCGCCGCGAATCCGAGGTCGCCGACAAGGACGTGAAGTGGCTGACCAGGGAACGCACCAACGGCACCTACGCCCGCCAGCTCACGCTCGGCAACAGGGTGGCCCTGGATCGCATCCGTGCCGACTACAGCGACGGCGTCCTCACACTGACGATCCCCGTCGCCGAGGAGGCCCGTCCGCGGAAGATCTCCGTTTCGCACGCTTCCGGACAGACCGCCCCCGAGGTGGTCGAATCGTCCGCGGCGGACGAACCCCGCTCTCCCGGCGTCGGCAGCTGAATCCGCTGAACGCGGGCCCCACCCGAACGCGGGTGGGGCCCGCTTCGTGCGTTCAGCGGCGCTGAAGCAGGTAGGCCAGACACATGTACGGCAGCTCCACCCTGTCCGGGATCGGATGTTCGACACGGAGATATTCGCGCAGATTCGATTCGACTCTGTCCCTGGTCTTCTCGTCCGAGCGCAGCCAATAGGAGCGTGTGCGAGCGAGGTCGACGATTCCATCGACGGAGACCTCCGTGGCGAATTCGACGAGTCTGTTCTCGGTGAGCGTCAGACCGCGGCCGGGCTGAGGCCGGTACTGAGGTCGGTACACGTCGCCTGCGTGCATGATCCGGCTCAGGCGCAGCACCCAGTCGACACGGACATCGAGCTGGTTGATGAGGATGAGCAGTCGGCCTCCCGGTCGGAGGATGCGGGCCACTTCCGCGGCAGCACTCGCCTCGTCGAACCAATGCCAGGCCTGAGCGACCGTGACGAGGTCGAGGCTCTCGGCTTCCAGACCCGTGTCCTCGGCCGTGCCGACCACGGTGGGCGCAGGATTGCGTTCGAGCGCGGCTGTGTCGGGATCGACGGCGATGAGATCGGCGCCGAGGGCAAGCAGCCGACGGCTGAGGATTCCGGTGCCTGCACCGAGGTCGCAGACCTGCAGATCGGACCAGCTCCGGTCCCAACCGGTCAGCGCCAGGTCCAGAGCCGTCTGAGGATAGCCGGGGCGCACCTCGTCATAGACTCCGGCCTGGGCACCGAAGCGGCGCCCGTGTGCGGCCTGCGCGCGTGGTCGCACCATCTGCCCCTGCCTTTCGCCGAACTTCGGTCGGTCGTCGTGGCGACCGCTGCAGACCACTCTAGCGTCGTTGTCAGCCAGCGAGTCGATAGGATGGAGTCAACGGCCCGTTCCCAGCCATGAGGAGTCAGCATGTCCGCACCGTCCGATCTCCAGTCCCGACTGGATGAGGCTTCCGCCGCCTATGAGGAATTCGCCTCACGCGGCCTCGACCTCGACATCACCCGCGGCAAGCCCGCCCCCGAGCAGCTCGACCTCGCTGCCGATCTGCTCACCGCGGTCAGCGGTGACGACGTGTTCACCCCAGGTGGTGTCGACACTCGCAACTATGGTGGGCTCGACGGACTCATCGAACTGCGTGAGATCTTCGCCCCGCTGCTCAAGGTGCCGGCGAATCAGCTGCTGGCCGGAGGCAATGCGTCGCTGACGTTCATGGCCCAGGCGCTGACCTTCGCGCTCATGCACGGGACAGCAGTCGACGACCGCCCGTGGGGTCGGGGCCCGCACAAACTGCTGTGCCCCGTGCCCGGCTACGACCGTCATTTCACCCTGGCCGAGTCCCTCGGATTCGAGCTTCTGACCATCCCGATGGACGACGAGGGACCCGTCATCTCCGAAGCGCAGCGTCTGGCCGAGGACCCGGCGGTCAAAGGCATGTGGTTGGTGCCGATGTATTCCAATCCGACCGGAATCACCATCACCGAGGCGCGGGCACGGGAGCTCGCGGCCATGCCGACCGCGGCGGACGATTTCGCTCTGCTGTGGGACAACGCCTATGGGGTGCACCATCTGCGTGAGGACCATCCGGACAATGTCGACATCCTCTCTCTGTGCGCCGAGGCAGGCAATCCCGAACGAGCATGGATCTTCGCTTCGACATCGAAGATCACGCATGCCGGTGCCGGTGTGTCGTTCTTCGCAGGCGGCCCGGCCACGGTCGACTGGATGCGAGCGAACCTCGGGAAGGTCGCGATCGGCCCCGACAAGATCAACCAGCTGCGCCATGTCCGGTTCTTCTCCGAACCCGCCGGGGTCGAAGCGCATATGCGCAGGCATGCAGAGATCGTCGCTCCGAAGTTCGATGCCGTCCTTGCGGCGCTGGAAGACGGCCTCGGAGCAGATGAACTGGCCCAGTGGACCTCACCGGACGGGGGTTACTTCATCACCCTGACGACGATGGAGGGCATCGCGGATCGAGTGGTCAAACTCGCCGGGGAGGCGGGTGTGAAGCTGACGCCGGCCGGAGCCACTCACCCGTACGGACTCGACCCGCACAACAACACCATCCGCATCGCCCCGACGATGCCGACACTCGATGAGGTCGAACTCGCGGCTCAGGGTCTCGTGGCATGCGTGCGACTGGCCAGCTATGAGAAGCTGCTGGCCGGCTGAAAGACCTACGCTGCCTGCAGACTTAAAACAGGTCCGCCCCGAACCGAATGGTTCGGGGCGGACCTGTCTGGTCCATGGTAGTCGGTTCAGTAGTCGTAGAAGCCGCGT
Proteins encoded in this region:
- a CDS encoding transglycosylase family protein, with product MNLYSTSLRKAALLVGAGAVAAAGLTGMSAAQPAQASEKGVWDKVAECESGGDWHINTGNGYYGGLQFSKQTWNAFGGSGTADEHSKEWQIHIAQKVLEEQGPGAWPVCGEKAGLTKSNGAADDGDGSGDDGGSSDSGKVGLGGNVIVGS
- a CDS encoding hotdog fold domain-containing protein; this translates as MNADTTAAQNTDSAPTFKLWKKMQEMPLGGRVGSWLFSQAISFKAPYFRTVRPQIRELRRGLCRVTAPNRRGMHNHIGTYHAIASCNMAEVAAGVMTEATVPPTHRWIPAGMTVEYNAKASKGEITAVTRLEAIPEFGDEKFDLVVPVDVIDAEGTAFVTARITMYISPKKR
- a CDS encoding DUF5058 family protein, producing the protein MTVASGSADYIGLANAPILWILALAVMAVVVVQSLIYMTAVKKNAESAGMSQQEVRSAFRAGGVAAIGPSLSVVLVAIALLPLFGTPPVIVRVGLIGSAATEVASASLAAGTMGANLGDETFTRGVFIVALMAMSLSGAGWMISTLILTPIFKRSSHKLEKVNPALMSIIPGAALLAAFAALTFRELPKSPAHVIAVIVSAVVMSICLLLAKTLKQNWLKEWGLGFSLLIGLVAAYFAHYAGLGLPEA
- a CDS encoding amidohydrolase; this encodes MSLKPALRASISADLDQTIADYKHFHRTPELSMQETNTAAEIASRLHALGLTTRTFGGTGVVAVIDNGDGPVIGYRADIDGLPISEDTGLDYASTAEGTLPDGETTKVMHGCGHDTHITVGLYLAKHLVTHKDLWSGTVVMIFQPGEETGQGARAMLDDGLWDEIVRPEVIFGQHVWPGTAGHIYASSGTAMAMSDCLRVTVKGKQAHGSQPENAIDPIVLGAYMITRLQSVVSREISGRDMSVVTVGTFHGGLKENIIPDSAEFKLNIRTFTEEVRAVVLDRVRRIILAEAQASGAPEPEIEEMYRFPRCFNDPDETESFLTHVGAELGAEQVHLTEPATGSEDVGAFGDDIGVPYVYWFFGGYSPAKFEGGQTPAGNHSPFFAPDDVETTLETGIRAALSAVLSKVGKDRA
- a CDS encoding amidase, yielding MSEEMLWWSTRELAARIAAKEVSAREALQVHLDRIDAVNPVLNAVVTRDDEAAFAQAEAADSATARGESFGPLHGVPMTHKDTHDTAGMRTTWGSPLMADRVPESDALIIARLKAAGITTTGKTNVPEFAAGSHTFNEVFGTTVNPYDRTKSASGSSGGVGAVLAAGIQASGDGSDMGGSLRSPASFNNVVGLRPSNGRIPHTAPGNPYAWLGQSGFMARTVSDVALLMSVASGPHPSAPASILESGRVFDLPKFARTADHSPDLTGLRVGFSPDLDGLLPVEAEVKDIVASTAQVFGGLGAQVDAEIPNLTDADEVFNVRRALDFVGSWGGLYETHPEHIKESVRWNIRMGLDLTGAEVVAAESARTRLHGEIDRYFAGHDVLVLTTCQVLPFDADIEYPTQINGVQLENYLDWMRALCLISATGCPAISVPAGFSASGLPVGVQIVAKPGADVELLRVAHAFESATGHHRRRPEL
- a CDS encoding ferritin; the protein is MHLSPAMQKVLNEQVTLELEASLVYLQLSIQLDDQDLPGMTRWMRAQSEEEQVHAAKFTQHCLDRGFAPQIGDIAAPKVSGSQPIDFFKAALAHEEKVSESIRNLYRTAQDEADLDVLPLLHWFIDEQVEEESSISEIIGRLERVGTDGAGVLRIDSELGSRHPDITADGE
- a CDS encoding AEC family transporter, whose protein sequence is MSLVPILLALLPVTVLIAFGLVLKRLPGFRSPEFWSGAEKLAYYCLLPVLLFTSVAEVDVAHVPLARLAAALVIPTAVVSVGIILTRRVIARDLPAFTSVLQGGIRFNTYIGLSLAGSLFGSEGSAVAAIVAAILVPTVNVVSSLGFEFLRTGPSSLFALLRAIVTNPLVLGCVAGAAANVSGLGLPDVASTVLDPLASASLPIGLLCVGAGLQTFSLRSHTRAIIASTAIKLLLLPGLSLAALALFGVPTVPALVGLVFQSIATASSGYVMARQLGGDAKLMAALIAGQTVIMLVTLPVVLLIGQSVLG
- a CDS encoding Hsp20/alpha crystallin family protein; this translates as MATRFDPIRDLDRFFSEVTRTPNATTLPMDLYRDGEVFIARIDMPGVDPSSIDVDVEDRTLTVRARRESEVADKDVKWLTRERTNGTYARQLTLGNRVALDRIRADYSDGVLTLTIPVAEEARPRKISVSHASGQTAPEVVESSAADEPRSPGVGS
- a CDS encoding class I SAM-dependent methyltransferase, coding for MVRPRAQAAHGRRFGAQAGVYDEVRPGYPQTALDLALTGWDRSWSDLQVCDLGAGTGILSRRLLALGADLIAVDPDTAALERNPAPTVVGTAEDTGLEAESLDLVTVAQAWHWFDEASAAAEVARILRPGGRLLILINQLDVRVDWVLRLSRIMHAGDVYRPQYRPQPGRGLTLTENRLVEFATEVSVDGIVDLARTRSYWLRSDEKTRDRVESNLREYLRVEHPIPDRVELPYMCLAYLLQRR
- a CDS encoding aminotransferase class I/II-fold pyridoxal phosphate-dependent enzyme, which codes for MSAPSDLQSRLDEASAAYEEFASRGLDLDITRGKPAPEQLDLAADLLTAVSGDDVFTPGGVDTRNYGGLDGLIELREIFAPLLKVPANQLLAGGNASLTFMAQALTFALMHGTAVDDRPWGRGPHKLLCPVPGYDRHFTLAESLGFELLTIPMDDEGPVISEAQRLAEDPAVKGMWLVPMYSNPTGITITEARARELAAMPTAADDFALLWDNAYGVHHLREDHPDNVDILSLCAEAGNPERAWIFASTSKITHAGAGVSFFAGGPATVDWMRANLGKVAIGPDKINQLRHVRFFSEPAGVEAHMRRHAEIVAPKFDAVLAALEDGLGADELAQWTSPDGGYFITLTTMEGIADRVVKLAGEAGVKLTPAGATHPYGLDPHNNTIRIAPTMPTLDEVELAAQGLVACVRLASYEKLLAG